In Nitrospira sp., one genomic interval encodes:
- a CDS encoding glycosyltransferase family 4 protein, with the protein MHILFLSHYFPPEVNAPASRTYEHCREWVRNGHRVTVVTCAPNHPRGKVYDGYRNGLWEREERDGIDVWRVWTYVTANEGFLKRTLNYLSYMAASIVIAPFLPKVDVVISTSPQFFNGLAGYVVSRQKRAPWVLEIRDLWPESILAVGAISNRTIIRALEWLELLAYRKADRIVPVTNAFQRHMERKGIAASKITVLKNGADLSLYKPVAGQNPLIQELGLNGKFIAAYFGTHGMAHQLETILHAAERLRRYRDIVFLLAGDGAERERLLSLRDQLALTNVVMLEQQPKERMPWLWALCHVSLILLKKSELFKTVIPSKLFESMAMEKPIILGVEGESAEILQAAKAGFCIEPENDEELAARMLELWSNRALCQTYGLNGRRHVLENYDRSQLAKRYQQLLQSLS; encoded by the coding sequence TTGCATATTCTCTTTTTGTCTCACTATTTTCCACCCGAAGTAAATGCTCCGGCGTCTCGTACCTATGAACATTGCAGGGAGTGGGTACGGAACGGTCACCGGGTGACGGTCGTCACCTGCGCGCCTAATCACCCGAGAGGAAAAGTTTATGACGGGTACCGCAACGGGCTGTGGGAACGTGAGGAGCGCGATGGCATTGATGTGTGGCGAGTGTGGACGTACGTGACAGCCAATGAAGGTTTCCTTAAACGGACTCTGAATTATCTGTCCTACATGGCAGCGTCCATAGTGATTGCTCCCTTCCTCCCAAAGGTGGACGTCGTCATTTCAACATCGCCACAGTTCTTCAATGGTCTTGCAGGGTATGTGGTGAGTCGGCAGAAACGTGCACCTTGGGTGCTGGAGATCCGCGATCTCTGGCCGGAATCGATCCTTGCGGTAGGGGCGATTTCAAACCGTACCATCATCAGAGCGCTCGAATGGTTGGAATTGTTGGCCTATCGAAAAGCCGATCGAATTGTTCCTGTGACGAATGCGTTTCAGCGACACATGGAGAGGAAAGGAATCGCCGCATCAAAAATCACAGTGCTTAAAAATGGGGCGGATCTCAGTCTGTATAAGCCTGTTGCAGGACAAAACCCGCTCATTCAGGAACTGGGACTCAATGGCAAATTCATCGCGGCGTATTTCGGTACCCACGGAATGGCACATCAGTTGGAAACAATTCTCCATGCCGCTGAACGGCTCCGCCGGTATCGGGACATCGTTTTCTTGCTCGCCGGCGACGGAGCGGAACGCGAGCGTCTGCTGAGTTTACGAGACCAACTAGCGCTGACGAATGTTGTCATGCTTGAACAACAGCCGAAGGAGCGAATGCCGTGGTTGTGGGCGCTCTGCCATGTCAGTCTGATCCTGTTGAAGAAGTCGGAACTCTTCAAAACAGTGATCCCGTCAAAGTTGTTCGAAAGCATGGCGATGGAGAAACCCATCATCCTTGGTGTTGAAGGGGAAAGTGCGGAGATTCTTCAAGCTGCTAAGGCTGGTTTCTGTATTGAACCCGAAAACGACGAAGAGCTAGCCGCACGTATGCTCGAACTCTGGTCCAATCGTGCCCTGTGCCAGACGTACGGTTTAAACGGCAGGAGGCATGTCCTGGAGAATTACGATCGATCCCAGCTAGCCAAACGTTATCAACAGCTCCTGCAATCTTTGTCATAA
- a CDS encoding alginate lyase family protein, which produces MKRIGLYFNTVRYLRARQIYALIRNRLFPQSVAMSFEGTVAIRSVDCTHAFIVDRSPVPDEWVFSFLNRSKRFVPGSIDWASSDMPKLWRYNLHYFDYLFQEKRSSANKEQLISSWITHNPPGAGDAWEPYTLSLRIVNWIKYFRQSRHDPPDEWKRSLYHQVFWLERNLEYHLMANHLFKNGVALCIAGLYFEGNDAERWLAKGRGMIREELSEQILQDGGHFERSPMYHAIWVVDCLDMLNILQLGSHSMPLAEASSLRKAAIKGVQFLEDICLSDGEIPLFNDAAAGIAPSTRDILTYATAILGYVRSGPDNQPHIVCKEPCGYYVIRHDTDIIVIDCGPVGPDYQPGHAHADTLSFELALDGRRVVVDTGVYDYEPGSRRAYARSTRAHNTVCVDGQDQSEVWGVFRVARRAYPLYASLTSDRPGHALFLGAHDGYHRLPGRVTHERMIEYASPGMWTVRDTLSGKGEHSLESYLHLHPEYEPHIVAGGVEVRDRTGRVHMMVEPPANATVSIQSGFYFPEFGKEIENSIIVMAYRGRVPVTLTYRMLKTVTPQ; this is translated from the coding sequence CATTCGATCAGTCGACTGTACGCATGCATTCATTGTGGACCGTTCGCCAGTGCCGGATGAGTGGGTATTTTCCTTTCTCAACAGATCCAAACGATTTGTGCCCGGGTCGATAGATTGGGCCAGTTCGGACATGCCTAAACTGTGGCGCTACAACCTCCATTACTTTGATTACCTGTTCCAGGAAAAACGCTCGTCCGCCAACAAAGAACAACTTATTTCTAGCTGGATTACCCATAATCCACCCGGCGCGGGGGATGCTTGGGAACCCTACACGCTGTCTCTGAGAATCGTGAACTGGATCAAATATTTTCGCCAATCACGCCACGATCCCCCCGATGAGTGGAAGCGAAGCCTCTACCATCAGGTGTTCTGGTTGGAGCGCAATCTGGAGTATCACTTGATGGCGAACCATCTCTTCAAGAATGGCGTTGCGCTGTGTATTGCGGGGCTGTACTTCGAAGGAAATGATGCAGAGCGGTGGCTTGCAAAGGGGCGTGGCATGATTCGCGAGGAGTTGTCGGAGCAGATACTGCAAGATGGCGGACACTTTGAACGTAGCCCCATGTACCACGCGATCTGGGTAGTAGATTGCCTTGATATGCTGAATATTCTGCAGCTGGGGAGTCATTCGATGCCACTCGCCGAGGCATCCTCTCTCAGGAAAGCGGCCATCAAAGGTGTTCAATTCTTGGAGGACATCTGCCTGTCCGACGGGGAGATCCCTCTATTTAATGACGCGGCAGCAGGTATTGCCCCCTCCACTCGGGACATTCTCACATACGCAACCGCCATCCTGGGCTATGTGCGCAGTGGCCCCGACAATCAACCTCACATTGTGTGTAAGGAGCCATGTGGCTACTACGTGATTCGGCACGACACAGACATCATAGTGATCGACTGCGGACCCGTGGGGCCAGACTATCAGCCGGGCCATGCCCATGCCGATACGCTGAGTTTTGAATTGGCCCTGGATGGCCGGCGTGTCGTCGTGGATACGGGAGTTTACGACTACGAACCTGGCTCGCGGCGCGCCTATGCCAGAAGTACGCGGGCCCATAACACGGTCTGTGTGGATGGCCAAGACCAGTCCGAGGTATGGGGAGTGTTTCGCGTGGCACGCCGCGCCTATCCGCTATATGCCAGCCTGACATCTGATCGGCCAGGACACGCCCTTTTTCTGGGTGCACACGATGGGTACCATCGACTGCCGGGTCGTGTTACTCACGAGCGGATGATCGAGTATGCTTCTCCGGGGATGTGGACAGTTCGAGACACTCTTTCGGGGAAGGGAGAGCACAGCCTCGAGAGCTATCTGCACCTCCACCCCGAGTACGAGCCCCATATTGTGGCAGGGGGTGTGGAGGTGAGAGATCGAACGGGAAGGGTACATATGATGGTCGAGCCGCCAGCCAACGCAACCGTCTCTATTCAATCTGGTTTCTACTTCCCAGAATTCGGTAAAGAAATCGAAAACAGCATCATTGTCATGGCTTATCGCGGCCGCGTACCGGTCACATTGACCTATCGAATGCTAAAGACGGTCACACCTCAGTGA